The Pseudanabaena yagii GIHE-NHR1 genomic interval TGGGTTGAGCAAGATCTCCTTCTAATAAGAGTTTACAGTTGGCATGAAGATGACGGGCAATGTGATACAAAGACTCAATTTCATCTGGAGCACCGATTTTGTCAGCAATCTCGCCTAGCGAAAGAGATATAGTAGATGACTTTAAGGCGCTCATCATTTTCTTTTGTAAGGCTAATACCTTGGCTCCTGCCTTTTTACCTGCTTCGACTCCAGGTTGGTGGTAGGCATTGATATTCACGAGCGACGCATAGAAACTGACAGCGCGTTCATACAGCGCAATTAATGCACCAATTGTGAGTTCAGAAACAATGGGTATTGTGACCGTAATCGAGTCGCGACCATTTTCGTAGAGGGCGCTCCTTGTACCTTGCAGGAAACCTAGTAAATAATCTCCTGTGACTACTCCTTCTTCTACCTCGGGGTGTGGTTTTGCCGAATCTTGCAGGACTTCGATAAAAGTAGCAAAGAAGTTCGGAACACCTTCACGGAGTTGCTGCACATAGGCATGTTGGTCGGTGGAACCTTTGTTGCCATAGACAGCAATCCCCTGATAAACCAAATTGCCGTCAAGATCTTTCTCTTTGCCGAGAGATTCCATGACTAGCTGTTGTAAATAGCGACTAAATAGCAAAAGCCGATCTTTGTAGGGCAGAATGACCATATCTTTTTCGCCTTTGCCATTGCTAGCAAAGTACCATGACATCGCGAGTAACGCCGCAGGGTTTTGGCGAAGGTTTTCTACACGAGTTGCGGCATCCATCAAGTTTGCCCCTCGTAACATTTCACGAATATTAATACCTTGCAGGGCAGCAGGCACTAAGCCCACTGCGGATAGTTCTGAAGTTCTACCACCGATCCAGTCATACATGGGGAAGGTGTCAAGCCAGCCATTGCCGATCGCATATTTTTCTAAAGCACTACCAACACCCGTAATCGCGATCGCTTGTTTCGCAAAATCTAAGCCTGCTTTTTGAAAGGCAAATTCTGCTTCTTTCATGCCATTGGCGGCTTCAGGTGTACCACCAGATTTAGAAATAACCAACACAAGAGTCGTACTGAGGCGATCGCCTAATAGATCAAGCACTAGGTCAATGCCATCGGGATCAGAGTTATCAATAAAGCTAATTTTGAGAGGGACATCAGCTTTAGCGAGAGCCTGAGCGACAAATTGGGGACCTAATGCTGATCCCCCGATACCAATCGATAAAATATCGGTAAATTTAGATGCAGTCGGTGGATGAATAGTCCCTGCATGAACTTTTTGGGTGAATTCCTCAATACGATCAAGGGTTTCGGTAATGTCTTTACGCAATTCCTCAGTGGGGGCAATTTCTGGCGATCTCAACCAATAATGCCCAACCATGCGTTGTTCGTCAGGGTTGGCGATCGCGCCAGATTCCAAAGCCTTCATATCCGCGAAAGCTTTAACAAATTTAGGTTGGATCTGTGTTACAAAGTCTGGCGTAAACCTTACCCGACTGATATCCAAGTATATACCTAGCTCTGAATGGTAATACAGCCAGTCTTGGTACCGTTGCCATAGATCCACAGCCGAATTCATACGAACCTCACATGCTTAAAACAGACGATGCACAATGCCAATCGTAAGCGATAAATAGCAACCTTGTTTGATCTTATTCATACAAAAAATAGAAGCGTCAGCAACTACCTTTTTACTTTTGCAAGTTGTAGCGACTTAGGGATGATGAGTGGCGGTGCTTCGCGCTACCCACCCTTACCTACCTTAGAGAAATAGGCTTTACTCGACTGAAAGAACGAAAAACATTGATTTACATTACCTTTCACTCGTCCTAGAGAGCTAAAGATGGCGATCGCTGTAAATCTACGTTAAGAAGTGCATCAAACCTTGCTTCATAACACCAGCAAAGTGTTATGGTGATCTCATAGCCAAATCAGCTATTCGGCGCAGTGGGGTAACAAAAACAAGATTGCGCGTTTCCTTTTTTATTAGCTGGTTTGGAGGTTAAAAGCGAGGTCATTGAGATGAAACTTGTAATTCAAGGCAAGAATATTGAAGTCACTGAAGCTATCCGCGAATATGTCGAGCAAAAGATTGACAAAGCGGTTAGCCATTTCCAATCGTTAACCACGGAGGTAGATGTACATCTATCTGTGGCTCGTAATCCTCGCATTGCGTCAAGTCAATCGGCGGAAGTAACAGTCTATGCCAATGGATCTGTAATCCGTGCCGAGGAAAAGACTGAGAATTTGTATGCCAGTATTGACCTAGTTGCTGACAAGATTTCACGCAAGTTGCGGAAATTTAAGGAGCGCAAGAATGATCGTGCTGCGGCAAAGACTAGCGTTGCCGTTATTGAGCAGCCTCCTGTACCACTTCCCAATGGTAATCGTGTGGTTGAACTGCCCAATCAGGTCGTGCGAAATAAATACTTCACAATGCCTGCCATGTCAGTGGATGAAGCACTGGAGCATTTGGAGTTGATTGATCATGATTTTTATGTTTTTCGCAATGCAGAAACAGGGGATATCAACGTTGTGTATGAACGCAATCATGGTGGCTATGGTGTAATTCAACCCCATGATGTCAACAAGAAACATTAAAAATAACCTGTAAAAAAGAAGGGGCGCTTTGCGCCCCTTCTTTTTTATGCAGTAAATCTTGCCCTTTTTGAGTCTGGATTTGTTACGCTAGAAGACTAGAACCCATCTGGCACTCAACTTTAATCAATTTTATCTTTTATCTTTAGAGCAGACATGACTGTTAAGTACGGCGAACAGGCGATCGCAGAAGCAACTCTCACAACTTTTCCAAACCCTAGAATTGGCAGAGACTATAGCGTTCAGATCACATTACCTGAATTCACTTGTAAATGCCCATTCTCAGGCTATCCCGACTTTGCCACCATTTACATTACCTATACCCCCAACCAAGTACTGGTTGAACTTAAAGCAATTAAGCTTTATATCAATAGCTATCGCGATCGCTTCATTTCCCACGAGGAATCAGTCAACCAAATTTTGGATGATTTTGTTAAAGCGGGTGATCCTCTTAGAATTAATGTCAAAGGTGACTTTAGTCCTCGTGGTAACGTGCATACAGTAGTAGAAGTCAATTACACAAAGCCAATTACTGACTAATAAATCTACAGCGATTGCCACAAATCATTAGGTAAATGCAATTAAACGTAGGATGTATTGTGGATGCGTGCCCCATTTTTTGACATCATGGGTTACGCTATTGCTAAAGCGTCCTACGGTTATTTATTAACATTGAATTGATTTGTTGATATAGGGAACCATCCTAGATATAGATACGTCACACTGATCTAGATGTAGTTAAATTATGAGAATTCGCAAGAAATATCAATCATCGGCTAGTGCAGAAATCAATCTGACAGCTTTGTTGGATGTGGTTTTCTCGATCTTGGCATTTTTTATCTTGCTATCATCAGCCCTAATCGTACCTAGCCGCATTGGCGTTGATTTGCCAGTTAGCGATCGCAATGGTAATACTGATCAAAACACATCTAATCTCAAATCTGAAGATATTTTTTTAATCACCCTTGATCCTAATGGTCAAATGCTCTCTAATGGCAAATTGATCGCTTCTCAAAAGTTAGAACAGGATATTCGGCAGTTCTTAGCAACATCTTCAAAGGGGGTCGTTGTCCTAAGTGCAGATAATGTTAATGTCTCCTACCAACTAGTAATTAATCGTCTTGCTGAGCTTAGAGGTATTGCAGGCAATCGTGTAGCGATCGCCACTTCTAAATCTTCATGATTAGTTAAGTCGTAAAATGAAAATAAATTAAAAACTTACTAATAAAACAATGTTACCGACCGAACCTGAAAGTCAACTAACTGTAAGTTCATCAAAGCAACCTATGACCTTTGTGCATAAAGCTTTGAATAAGGAAGCCATGCGTCAGGTTGCTAGCAAAGTAGGTAATTTCGTTATCAAAAATCCCTTTTGGGCATTAGTAGTTGGCTCTATTGGCTTGCATACAGCCTTTGTCCTACTTACTCCAAATCCGATTAAAAAAACAGAAAATCCCCCTGAAGTGATAGTGCCAACTGTTAAGTTGCCACCAACACAAATAACTACTCTCCCCAAAACGAATAAATCGATTTTCGATAATTTATTTGTCAAACCAGCAAATAATAAGTTCGATATATCTAATAATGCATTGCCAAATTCATCAAGCCTCTTAGACCGTGTAGACAACTTCCCGCTAGCAGACAATAATGCGACCTTTGATGATTCACTATTTTTAAATTCTCAAAACCCTACAACACCTACTGAAAATAACAAAACCCAAACTCCTACTAATAAATCTAAGACAACAACTCCATCTCGATTTACAGAATCGGGACAAATTGATAACACTACTAAAAAAACAGCCAGTAATAATATCAAGCCTGAAGTACAAGGGAATGGCTTAAAAAATGAGGCTAATCCTGACACTAAAAACAGCGAAAATTGGAAGCTATCCCCAAGTGGCAATGGGAAAACAGTATCGCCAGTGACAAATAGTTTCCCAGAGAAACAGTTTAAAGATGTTACGACTTTAATGTTTAGTGATCCTGATATTATCGAGTATAGAAGGCAAGGTAATCTGAAAGATACAGTAATTGCCCCTAGAGATAAACTAATCTCCTTTTCTGATGAGAAGAGAGAAAAAGGCGTTGAATGGATTCCCCCAAAAACAACAAAGGTTGCAGGCAAACGCGGCACTATTACCTATGCTTGGCTGTTAGAACCTGATGGCAAGATTGCAAAAACGTTTGTTGAGGCAAGTGCTGATCAAGACTTACTAAAAATTGTCAAAGAGACTGTTAAAGAATATAAATTCAAGCCTATTGATAATCCTACAAGTGGCAAACGTCGTTTTGTATATGTTCAGTATGTTTTTCAGTAGAAAATATATCTGTTATAAATAATTTATAGATCTTTTAGTTTATAGAAATTTACCCCTTCGGGTAGCACTTCTATAAATCGTTTAGGATTGATAAATATAAAATGCATTATGATACTTAACTTAATAAATTAGGAAGGTTTAATTAAATATAGGATATGTTAATGCAACTCAACGCATCAATTTTATGCAACTTAACATAAGCAAGTTAAATTTTTTATCAAATAAAAAGCCTTGGTTAGTATTTATATTTTTTACTCTGTTAGTTGTTGTTCTTCGCTGGTCTAGTTTTTATCGAACAGTTATTGATTGGGATGAAAGTTTATACCTATTGGTTGCAAAAGCTTGGGCTGATGGTAATCCTCCATACACAGCAATCTGGGATAACAAACCACCTGGGATTTATTTAATTTTTTTAGCTGCAATTACGACCTTAGGTCACTCTGTTATACCAATTAGAATTTTTGCTTGTGTGTTTATTGCAACTACAAGTTTTTTCTTAAGTAAAATAGGTAGTCTAGTAGAGAAAAATGGCAATATTATTGGATTACTAGCAGGCGTATTATATGCTATTGCAACTTTAAGTAATGGGGGGCTAGCAGCAAATACAGAAATATTTTTTACAACTTTTGTTGCGATCGCAATTTATATTTTTTTCTCTCATAACTTTTATGATGAAGAGATAACTCATACAAAATATACAACATTATTTGGAGTTGGATTTTTATTAGGGATTGCTTTTGAGATCAAGTATGTTGTTCTGTTTGACTTTATTGCACTGTCTTTGATTTTAATGTCTACACTGATCTTCAAAGTACAGTCACATAAAAAATACTGGTTAATAGTTAAAACATTTTCTGTTCTTATTTTAGGATTTACTCTACCTTTTATAGCTTTCTCTTTTTATTTCTGGGTGATTGGACATTTTGATGAATATTTTTATGCTAATTTTACGGCAAACAAACTAAGAACAATAGATATCCAATTCTCTTTCATAGAACCATTTAAAGCTATTTATCAAAAAAGCAGAATTGATATAATCATCTGGCTTTCTATGCCATTTTTAACTGTTATTTGCTTTTCGATCACTAAAAAAAACAACCATATTATATCGACAATATCAGTACGGGAGAAATGGCTATTATCTAGTTTGATGTTTTGGATGTTTACCATTTTGATGGGCATTTATATAACACTTAGAGGCTCTTTTTATGGTCATTACTTTATTCAGGTTTTACCAATTCTTTGCTTTGTGGTTGCTTATATTTTGATTAACCTGATCTTTGGTAGTAGAGAGATTGGTCAGATTACCATCAAGCAATATATGATCTTGGGATTCCTCTTAGCTTTGCTAATTGGTAATCCAGGAACATTTAGGGCTTTAGAATCTAGTGTTAAATATATATATTTTAGGAATATCCAAGGTTTTGAGGAATGGGGAGATACGGCAGCATTAATTTCTAAATATCTAAAGAACAAAGTTAATTCTAATGATTATATTTATGTTGTTAATGAAGTCCCGATAGTTTATTTCTTGACAAATACTAAAACACCTACTCGTTATGCCTTCCCACCTTTTTTGTTTATTCAATCTGACTTGCCTAATATTACAGGTGTTGAGCCTCATGAAGAACTTGATCTAATTTTGCAAAAGCGACCTTTATATATTATTAAATGGATGTCTTTTGGCGATAGTCATTATGTTGGCATAAACAAAATATTTTTAAATAAACTTGATCAAGCCCTTTCGGAGAATTACCAATTTGAGACTTCAATTGATAATCTTGGTTTATATCGATTAAAGAATCGGACTTAAAAATTAGTAGTTTGTTATGAATCACTTTCCAAATCATCGCTATTTTGCTTACCTTACTTCACCTGCGATCGCATCTATGACCAATAAAGAGAATGTAGTAATTATTCAGCCGATGGGAGCGATCGAGCAGCATGGCGCACATTTACCATTGATTGTTGATGCCGCAATTAGTATTGGGGTATTGGCAAGGGCTTTAGACAAGTTAGATCCCGCCATTCCTGCCTATGCTTTGCCACCTCTGTACTATGGCAAATCCAATGAGCATAGTACCTTTGCGGGAACGATTACGATGAGTACGCAGACCATGCTGGCGGTACTAACAGATATTGCTGAAAGTGTCTATCGGGCAGGCTTTCGGAAATTAGCTTTGATGAATTCTCATGGAGGGCAGCCGCAGATTTTGGAAATAGTCGCTCGCGATCTGCATGATAAATATTCAGATTTGATGATTTTTCCTCTCTTTACTTGGCGCGTTCCTAATGTGGCGAAGGATTTATTAACCGCAAAGGAATTGGAATTTGGAATTCATGGTGGGGATGCGGAAACTAGCTTGATGTTAGCGCTTTTGCCTGAACAGGTAGACATGGACAAAGCCGTAACAGAATATCCCTACGGATTACCTGAGCAAAGTATGCTGAGTATGGAGGGGGCAAATCCCTTTGCATGGGTGACGCGAGATTTGACTAAGAGTGGGGTTTTGGGTGATGCTAGGGTGGCAACTAGAGAAAAGGGAGAAAAGATTTTGGCTTCTTTAGTTGATGGTTGGACAGAATTGATCGAAGATATCTATAAATTTGAGCAACCTAAGGCTTATGGCAATCATCTCCTCTAAACCGAGTCCAAATCCTGATGGCGATCGTAATGGCAATCAGGTGGACGATCAAACTGCTCAAAATTCTGCGCCAATCCCTGAAAAATCTCTTGGAAAGGCTGCTACCCAAAAATCAACCCGTCGTAGTAAAAAAGCTACACCATCGCCCGAAATAGAACAGGCGTTGGATTTACTGCAAGCAGAGGCAACTCCAGAGGAGAAAATAGCAGATCAACTAGCGAAAGATGATTCGGCGGCGGCGGCTCAAGTTGGTGCGGATATCAATATCCGTCCTAAAAATCTGCAAGATTATATTGGACAAAAAGATTTAAAGGAATTGCTTCATATTGCGATCGCAGCAGCAAAGTCACGCTCATCAGCCCTCGATCATTTGTTACTCTATGGTCCCCCCGGATTAGGGAAAACTTCTCTGGCTCTGATCATTGCTCAGGAAATGGGCGTACAATGCAAAATTACTTCTGCTCCTGCCCTTGAGCGTCCCCGTGATGTCGCTGGCTTGTTGGTTTCTCTACAACAAGGCGATATTCTCTTTATTGATGAAATCCATCGTTTGCCCAATGTGACGGAAGAGATTCTCTATCCTGCGATGGAAGATTATCGCCTTGATATTACGATTGGCAAGGGGCAAGGGGCAAGGATTCGCAGTGTGCAGCTCAACAAATTTACACTGATTGGTGCGACTACTAGAATCGGTGCTTTGTCTTCCCCATTGCGCGATCGCTTTGGGTTTGTGCAACATTTCCGTTTCTATGAGCAGGATGAACTAACGCAAATTGTGTCGCGCAGTGCCAAGATTTTGTCAACACCAATTGATGATGATGGGGCTGTGGCGATCGCCGCAAGATCGAGGGGTACGCCTCGGATTGCCAATCGTCTCTTAAAACGAGTGCGGGACTATGCCGAAGTCAAGGCAAAGGGTGAACAAATTACAGGTGCGATCGCGGAATCGGCGCTGGAATTGTTTAATGTCGATCCCAAAGGATTAGATTGGATTGATCGCAAGTTGCTAACGGTATTAATCGAAAACTTTAATGGTGGTCCCGCAGGTTTGGATACCTTGGCGGCGGCGACGGGTGAGGATGCTCATACGATTGAAGAAGTGTATGAGCCATATCTATTGCAAATTGGCTATATCAATCGCACCCCACGAGGTCGAGTAGCCACAGCAGCAGCATGGAAGCATTTGGGCTATCCTGTGCAAACTGCGATCGCAGGTTTGTTATAAGTCTTACAGCGCTTGGCGCTGTAGCATTTAGAGTGATGAGCCACCCGCATAGCGGGTGGCTCATCACTCTAGATACTATTTAGCATTTTCAATTGCGATCGCCTCAATCTCATCGGCAGGGATAAATCCAAAGATCTGGGAATAGAAATAGAACTCACCATCAAGGGCGCGTTTGATATTTTCGGCTTTACGGAAGCCGTGCTGCTCACCTTCAAAGGGAACGTAGGCAACGGGCAAACCCTTTTTGCGTAAAGCCTCCACCATCATTTCCGCTTGATTGGGCGGGACAACTTTATCTTCTAAGCCTTGGAAAAAGGCGATCGCGCAGGATAGCTTATCGGTGAAATGAATGGGCGATCGCTGAATATATAAATCCTTTTGTTCGGGATATTTGCCGATCAGACTATCGAGATAGCGCGATTCAAATTTATGGGTGTCAGTGGCTAGAGCTTCCAAATCACAAATGCCGTAATGACTTGCCCCTGCTTTGAAATCATCGCGAAAAGTCAAGGCGCAAAGGGTGGTATAGCCGCCCGCACTACCGCCCGAAATTGCTAAGCGATCGCCATCGACTAAACCTTTATCCGCAAGGAATTTCGCCCCATTGGCGCAGTCATCCACATCGACAACGCCCCAATTACCCTTGAGGCGATCGCGATATTCGCGACCATAGCCTGTGCTGCCCCCATAGTTGACATCTAGTACCGCAAAGCCGCGACTTGTCCAATATTGAATACCGAGGCTCAAACTGCCTGAAGTGGATGCGGTCGGGCCTCCATGACTTTTGACTAGTAGTGGTGGTTTCTCATTAGGTTCTGCTTGGAAGTCTTTATTTTTGGGTGGATAGAATAAACCATGAGCCGTCTTTCCGTTCTCGGTAGGGAATTCCACAGGCTGAGCCGCCGAAATATAGTCGGAGTCAAGTTGCAAGTCGGAAGCAACTCGCACTTTTTGCCAAGTTCCCTTGGTAATATCTAGCAACACGATCGCTGTTGGTTCCGTTGCTGAGCCACCATGAAAGACAGCGCGATCGCCTTCGCACTGGATGCCTGAAATGGAAGTAAAGGGTAATGCAATTTCTTGTAAACCTGCTTCAAGATTCGCAGGATCGAGAATTGCTAAATGGGACTTGCCATGCTGTGTGTAAGAGCAGAGGATTTTCCCGTCGCCTGTAAAGTCATAGGTGGACATCCCGAAGACCCACTGTGGTAAGCCAAATTCGGCTTCCATTGGTGCAAGGGCTTGAATTGTCAGATCATCTGCGGCGCGATAGAGATTCCACCAACCCGTGCGATCGCTAACAAAATAGAGATTGCCATCGGGCGACCAGCGAGGCTGAAAGATCGATTCCTGTTCACTGCCAGCCACTAATTGTGCATTCTGAATGGCGATAACCCCTACTTCCGTTTCCACTAAATCGGCAACCCATAGTTCCGTTCCATCCCAAGGCATATTTGGATGATTCCAACTAATCCATGCCAGCTTGTCACCCATAGGATTCAAGCAAGGCGAAGCATAGAAATCTGCACCCGTAACTAAGACTTGAATATCTTCCCCATTGCTGGTATTTACCGCTACTAAGGTATTAATCGGTTCACCACCTGCGGTGTGGTCTTCGCGCACACAAATCAATTTGCCATAGAGCCGATTCCACACAAAATCTGCATAACGATAAGCACTCTCAGTGGTTAAAGGTTTGCAAGAGCTACCGCCAACTTTGCGATAGACACAGCGATCGCTAAAGTTCGAGAAATAGATTCTGCCATCATCTACCAAATATTCGCCGCCGCCATATTCGTGAACTAGTGATCGCACATTTAAGGTGGTAGGAGTCATCTCGCGATATTTACCTTCGCTGTCGTAGCGCATAATCACATTGCGCCCCCCTTCCGTTGGTCTGCCCTCATTCCAATAGACATAACCACCATCAATGGCGATCGCACCGAGGCGAATACTGCTCGAAACAATCAAATCAGAACTAATCGGCGATTTCCAAGAACCGTAGGGAGACATTACCATGAGTTTTACTAAAGTTTTTCTATCTATAAATGATTATATCGCGATCCGCAATTCTCATTATGTAACTGATTTTGGTGTTAACGCCAAAATTGTTTTTGAAAGCCCATCTGCGGTGGGCTTTCAAAAACATGACTCAGCGCTTGTGATAAAATCGGAATGTAGGCTCAAACCCTTACTGAGAACTATGAATGCTTTAACGATCAGCCTAGAGTCTGTAATCGATCTTACCGATGAACAGTTCTTTCAACTTTGTCGCAAAAATAGTGACCTTAGGTTCGAGCGCAATGCTCAAGGAGATATTACCGTCATGGCTCCAGAGGGTGGCGAAACAGGGATGCGTAGTGCTAGCATCACCACCGATTTAGGAATTTGGAATCGCCAAACTAAGTTAGGCGTTACTTTTGGCTCGTCCACAGGTTTTAAACTTCCTAATGGTAGCGATCGCTCTCCTGATGCCTCATGGATCTTGAAAGAGCGATGGGAAGCTTTAACGACCGAACAGCGATCACGATTTGCGCCAATTTGTCCAGACTTTGTGATTGAACTGATGTCGCCTAGTGATAACTTGAAGGTCACGCAAGCGAAGATGCAGGAATATCAAGACAATGGCGCAAGGCTAGGTTGGCTGATTAATCGCAAAGATCGCGAAGTGGAAATCTATCGTATTGGGAAGCCTAAGGACGTTTTGCAAAATCCGAGTTCTCTCTCTGGAGAAGATGTTTTACCTGAGTTTGTGTTGAGCCTTGCGGAAATTTGGTAACTGTCCCTGTCTTAAGTGATTTAGCTTCGACTTCGCTCAGCTAACGAGGCACTTAACAGTTAAAACTGTAGCTGTCCTAATTTAGCTTCGACTTCGCTCAGCTAATGAGGTGCTTAACATCAGTAACAATGTTGGCTGAGCGAAGTCGAAGCCATAATGACTTTAATCTTTAGTAAGCCCCTTAATTAAACATGAGAAAATAATGGATAATTACTAGAAATATGCAGTCTAGAGGCAAAAATATGCAAGAACAAAATTGGGGTGATGAGGAACTGTGGATTGTCACCGCTAGCTCACCAAATGTCCAAGAAAAACAAACAGGACAAAAAAGTCCAACTCGCGATTTTAATCCTTACGGTAGCTCCTCTAAAGCTACGGTATCAGGTGAGGAACTAAAAGAAAGTCGCGTCAAAGCAGAGACTTTAGCAGCACAAATGTCTCAGTTTGTGCGGGTAGTCAGTAAGGTGTTTGCAACTGTTGAGAAGCAGGTAGAGCCACAGGCGGGGCTGCAAT includes:
- a CDS encoding glucose-6-phosphate isomerase encodes the protein MNSAVDLWQRYQDWLYYHSELGIYLDISRVRFTPDFVTQIQPKFVKAFADMKALESGAIANPDEQRMVGHYWLRSPEIAPTEELRKDITETLDRIEEFTQKVHAGTIHPPTASKFTDILSIGIGGSALGPQFVAQALAKADVPLKISFIDNSDPDGIDLVLDLLGDRLSTTLVLVISKSGGTPEAANGMKEAEFAFQKAGLDFAKQAIAITGVGSALEKYAIGNGWLDTFPMYDWIGGRTSELSAVGLVPAALQGINIREMLRGANLMDAATRVENLRQNPAALLAMSWYFASNGKGEKDMVILPYKDRLLLFSRYLQQLVMESLGKEKDLDGNLVYQGIAVYGNKGSTDQHAYVQQLREGVPNFFATFIEVLQDSAKPHPEVEEGVVTGDYLLGFLQGTRSALYENGRDSITVTIPIVSELTIGALIALYERAVSFYASLVNINAYHQPGVEAGKKAGAKVLALQKKMMSALKSSTISLSLGEIADKIGAPDEIESLYHIARHLHANCKLLLEGDLAQPSTLRIMLLE
- the hpf gene encoding ribosome hibernation-promoting factor, HPF/YfiA family, whose translation is MKLVIQGKNIEVTEAIREYVEQKIDKAVSHFQSLTTEVDVHLSVARNPRIASSQSAEVTVYANGSVIRAEEKTENLYASIDLVADKISRKLRKFKERKNDRAAAKTSVAVIEQPPVPLPNGNRVVELPNQVVRNKYFTMPAMSVDEALEHLELIDHDFYVFRNAETGDINVVYERNHGGYGVIQPHDVNKKH
- the queF gene encoding preQ(1) synthase, producing MTVKYGEQAIAEATLTTFPNPRIGRDYSVQITLPEFTCKCPFSGYPDFATIYITYTPNQVLVELKAIKLYINSYRDRFISHEESVNQILDDFVKAGDPLRINVKGDFSPRGNVHTVVEVNYTKPITD
- a CDS encoding ExbD/TolR family protein, with the protein product MRIRKKYQSSASAEINLTALLDVVFSILAFFILLSSALIVPSRIGVDLPVSDRNGNTDQNTSNLKSEDIFLITLDPNGQMLSNGKLIASQKLEQDIRQFLATSSKGVVVLSADNVNVSYQLVINRLAELRGIAGNRVAIATSKSS
- a CDS encoding ArnT family glycosyltransferase, yielding MQLNISKLNFLSNKKPWLVFIFFTLLVVVLRWSSFYRTVIDWDESLYLLVAKAWADGNPPYTAIWDNKPPGIYLIFLAAITTLGHSVIPIRIFACVFIATTSFFLSKIGSLVEKNGNIIGLLAGVLYAIATLSNGGLAANTEIFFTTFVAIAIYIFFSHNFYDEEITHTKYTTLFGVGFLLGIAFEIKYVVLFDFIALSLILMSTLIFKVQSHKKYWLIVKTFSVLILGFTLPFIAFSFYFWVIGHFDEYFYANFTANKLRTIDIQFSFIEPFKAIYQKSRIDIIIWLSMPFLTVICFSITKKNNHIISTISVREKWLLSSLMFWMFTILMGIYITLRGSFYGHYFIQVLPILCFVVAYILINLIFGSREIGQITIKQYMILGFLLALLIGNPGTFRALESSVKYIYFRNIQGFEEWGDTAALISKYLKNKVNSNDYIYVVNEVPIVYFLTNTKTPTRYAFPPFLFIQSDLPNITGVEPHEELDLILQKRPLYIIKWMSFGDSHYVGINKIFLNKLDQALSENYQFETSIDNLGLYRLKNRT
- a CDS encoding creatininase family protein codes for the protein MNHFPNHRYFAYLTSPAIASMTNKENVVIIQPMGAIEQHGAHLPLIVDAAISIGVLARALDKLDPAIPAYALPPLYYGKSNEHSTFAGTITMSTQTMLAVLTDIAESVYRAGFRKLALMNSHGGQPQILEIVARDLHDKYSDLMIFPLFTWRVPNVAKDLLTAKELEFGIHGGDAETSLMLALLPEQVDMDKAVTEYPYGLPEQSMLSMEGANPFAWVTRDLTKSGVLGDARVATREKGEKILASLVDGWTELIEDIYKFEQPKAYGNHLL
- the ruvB gene encoding Holliday junction branch migration DNA helicase RuvB, with the translated sequence MAIISSKPSPNPDGDRNGNQVDDQTAQNSAPIPEKSLGKAATQKSTRRSKKATPSPEIEQALDLLQAEATPEEKIADQLAKDDSAAAAQVGADINIRPKNLQDYIGQKDLKELLHIAIAAAKSRSSALDHLLLYGPPGLGKTSLALIIAQEMGVQCKITSAPALERPRDVAGLLVSLQQGDILFIDEIHRLPNVTEEILYPAMEDYRLDITIGKGQGARIRSVQLNKFTLIGATTRIGALSSPLRDRFGFVQHFRFYEQDELTQIVSRSAKILSTPIDDDGAVAIAARSRGTPRIANRLLKRVRDYAEVKAKGEQITGAIAESALELFNVDPKGLDWIDRKLLTVLIENFNGGPAGLDTLAAATGEDAHTIEEVYEPYLLQIGYINRTPRGRVATAAAWKHLGYPVQTAIAGLL
- a CDS encoding S9 family peptidase; the encoded protein is MVMSPYGSWKSPISSDLIVSSSIRLGAIAIDGGYVYWNEGRPTEGGRNVIMRYDSEGKYREMTPTTLNVRSLVHEYGGGEYLVDDGRIYFSNFSDRCVYRKVGGSSCKPLTTESAYRYADFVWNRLYGKLICVREDHTAGGEPINTLVAVNTSNGEDIQVLVTGADFYASPCLNPMGDKLAWISWNHPNMPWDGTELWVADLVETEVGVIAIQNAQLVAGSEQESIFQPRWSPDGNLYFVSDRTGWWNLYRAADDLTIQALAPMEAEFGLPQWVFGMSTYDFTGDGKILCSYTQHGKSHLAILDPANLEAGLQEIALPFTSISGIQCEGDRAVFHGGSATEPTAIVLLDITKGTWQKVRVASDLQLDSDYISAAQPVEFPTENGKTAHGLFYPPKNKDFQAEPNEKPPLLVKSHGGPTASTSGSLSLGIQYWTSRGFAVLDVNYGGSTGYGREYRDRLKGNWGVVDVDDCANGAKFLADKGLVDGDRLAISGGSAGGYTTLCALTFRDDFKAGASHYGICDLEALATDTHKFESRYLDSLIGKYPEQKDLYIQRSPIHFTDKLSCAIAFFQGLEDKVVPPNQAEMMVEALRKKGLPVAYVPFEGEQHGFRKAENIKRALDGEFYFYSQIFGFIPADEIEAIAIENAK
- a CDS encoding Uma2 family endonuclease; its protein translation is MNALTISLESVIDLTDEQFFQLCRKNSDLRFERNAQGDITVMAPEGGETGMRSASITTDLGIWNRQTKLGVTFGSSTGFKLPNGSDRSPDASWILKERWEALTTEQRSRFAPICPDFVIELMSPSDNLKVTQAKMQEYQDNGARLGWLINRKDREVEIYRIGKPKDVLQNPSSLSGEDVLPEFVLSLAEIW
- a CDS encoding Pepco domain-containing protein, with the translated sequence MQEQNWGDEELWIVTASSPNVQEKQTGQKSPTRDFNPYGSSSKATVSGEELKESRVKAETLAAQMSQFVRVVSKVFATVEKQVEPQAGLQLDEITLSVEISGEGEFKLLGTGGKLGGKGAIELKFKRAELPKVSKASETD